One segment of Clostridium botulinum DNA contains the following:
- a CDS encoding methyl-accepting chemotaxis protein, whose protein sequence is MINKISDNELMQAFYTLIPCFKYYFEDELVFTISNTEKFLLVKDSTNLKMKSKTDDVIPEGCAADVCLKAKKEVSVMVPESVFGVPLKTIGIPVFEGNEIAGTIVIGMSMERKEKMAEMSNTLSESLGQIGNNLFDMSSGLQKISETNLDIERFIELTNENYKKTDDVLKFIESIAKQTNMLGLNAAIESARAGEYGKGFSVVSNEIRKLSHSSSESINEINKILSSIQNSINEIYNRFNASNLLLDGQASGLEEITATVQELNSTAALLKEFATTI, encoded by the coding sequence GTGATAAATAAGATATCTGATAATGAGTTAATGCAAGCGTTTTATACATTAATACCTTGTTTTAAATATTATTTTGAAGATGAATTGGTTTTTACAATATCTAATACAGAAAAATTTCTATTAGTTAAAGACAGTACAAACTTAAAAATGAAATCTAAAACAGATGATGTAATTCCAGAAGGATGTGCAGCTGATGTTTGTTTAAAAGCTAAAAAAGAAGTATCTGTAATGGTTCCAGAAAGCGTATTTGGAGTACCATTAAAGACAATAGGAATTCCTGTATTTGAGGGCAATGAAATAGCTGGAACAATAGTAATTGGTATGAGTATGGAGAGAAAAGAAAAGATGGCAGAGATGTCAAATACTTTATCAGAGTCATTGGGACAAATAGGTAATAATTTATTTGATATGTCTTCAGGACTTCAAAAAATATCTGAAACTAATTTAGATATAGAAAGATTTATAGAACTTACAAATGAAAATTATAAGAAAACAGATGATGTTTTGAAATTTATAGAAAGTATAGCAAAACAAACTAATATGCTTGGTTTAAATGCAGCTATAGAATCAGCAAGAGCAGGAGAATATGGAAAAGGATTTAGTGTAGTATCTAATGAAATTAGAAAATTATCTCATTCAAGTAGTGAATCAATAAACGAGATTAATAAAATATTGAGTAGTATTCAAAATTCAATAAATGAGATATATAATAGATTTAATGCATCAAATTTATTATTAGATGGACAGGCATCTGGATTAGAAGAAATTACTGCAACTGTTCAAGAACTTAATTCTACTGCAGCGCTTTTAAAAGAATTTGCCACTACAATATAA